A portion of the Micromonospora tarapacensis genome contains these proteins:
- a CDS encoding MaoC family dehydratase gives MRSFASIDELAGAVGETLGPGPWYPVDQRRVDLFADATDDHQWIHLDPQRAAAGPYGGTIAHGYLTLSLLPVLVGRLYRVAGVRMGVNYGLNRVRFPAPVRVGTSVRAVATVGQVDPIEGGAQLVTTVTVDSDAGGKLVCVAETVSRLYVGPPR, from the coding sequence ATGAGAAGCTTCGCCAGCATCGACGAACTGGCCGGCGCCGTCGGCGAGACCCTCGGCCCGGGACCGTGGTACCCGGTCGACCAGCGCCGCGTCGACCTGTTCGCCGACGCCACCGACGATCACCAGTGGATCCACCTCGACCCGCAGCGGGCGGCGGCCGGTCCGTACGGCGGCACCATCGCCCACGGCTACCTGACGCTCTCCCTGCTGCCGGTCCTGGTCGGTCGGCTCTACCGGGTGGCCGGGGTGCGGATGGGGGTCAACTACGGCCTCAACCGGGTCCGCTTCCCCGCCCCGGTCCGCGTCGGCACCTCGGTCCGGGCCGTCGCCACCGTCGGTCAGGTCGACCCGATCGAGGGCGGTGCGCAGCTGGTCACCACGGTGACCGTGGACAGCGATGCCGGCGGCAAGCTGGTCTGTGTCGCCGAGACGGTCAGCCGGCTGTACGTCGGCCCACCCCGATGA
- a CDS encoding acyl-CoA dehydrogenase family protein has protein sequence MDFGLSDEERAIRDTARDFITREVMPLEQELLRRERAHQVGLERSELRELQLKARKFGFWGLATPQEYGGMDLPAVGQSLIWTEIGRTYVPFRFGGEADNILFHATDEQQREFLLPTIEGERISCFAITEPGAGSDAANIRFSARRDGDDWILNGEKTFITGGNEADFAIVIAVTDPQRDARDGGATAFLVDRSMGWRSEFIPTMGEGGPASLVFDDVRVPHRNILGEVGQGFTLGMQWIGKGRYTIPSHAVGIAERALRMAIEHANTRETFGAKIGTNQAIQWMIADSETELEAARWLILRAAWTVDAGLDPRHASSMAKLYGAGMVNRVVDRVLQIHGGMGYTRELPIERWYRQVRLYRIFEGTDEMQRLIISRDLLRGYTKLGGHLA, from the coding sequence ATGGACTTCGGGCTGTCCGACGAGGAACGGGCCATCCGCGATACCGCCCGCGACTTCATCACCAGGGAGGTCATGCCGCTGGAGCAGGAGCTGCTGCGGCGGGAACGGGCCCACCAGGTCGGCCTGGAACGCTCCGAGCTGCGCGAGTTGCAGCTCAAGGCCCGCAAGTTCGGCTTCTGGGGGCTGGCCACGCCGCAGGAGTACGGCGGCATGGACCTGCCCGCCGTCGGCCAGTCGCTGATCTGGACGGAGATCGGTCGCACGTACGTGCCGTTCCGGTTCGGCGGCGAGGCGGACAACATCCTCTTCCACGCCACCGATGAGCAGCAACGGGAGTTCCTGCTGCCCACGATCGAGGGTGAGCGGATCTCCTGCTTCGCCATCACCGAGCCGGGCGCCGGTTCGGACGCGGCCAACATCCGGTTCAGCGCCCGCCGCGACGGCGACGACTGGATCCTCAACGGTGAGAAGACCTTCATCACCGGCGGCAACGAGGCCGACTTCGCGATCGTCATCGCGGTCACCGACCCGCAGCGGGATGCCCGCGACGGCGGGGCGACCGCGTTCCTGGTGGACCGGTCGATGGGCTGGCGGTCGGAGTTCATCCCGACGATGGGTGAGGGCGGGCCGGCGTCGCTGGTCTTCGACGACGTCCGCGTACCGCACCGCAACATCCTCGGCGAGGTCGGCCAGGGCTTCACCCTCGGCATGCAGTGGATCGGCAAGGGGCGCTACACCATCCCCTCGCACGCCGTCGGCATCGCCGAGCGCGCGCTGCGGATGGCGATCGAGCACGCCAACACCCGGGAGACCTTCGGCGCGAAGATCGGCACCAACCAGGCCATCCAGTGGATGATCGCCGACTCGGAGACCGAGCTGGAGGCGGCGCGTTGGCTCATCCTGCGCGCGGCCTGGACGGTCGACGCGGGCCTGGACCCGCGGCACGCCTCCTCGATGGCGAAACTCTACGGCGCGGGCATGGTCAACCGGGTGGTGGACCGGGTGCTCCAGATCCACGGCGGCATGGGCTACACCCGGGAACTGCCGATCGAACGCTGGTACCGGCAGGTGCGCCTCTACCGGATCTTCGAGGGCACCGACGAGATGCAACGGCTGATCATCTCGCGCGACCTGCTGCGCGGCTACACCAAACTCGGCGGGCACCTGGCATGA
- a CDS encoding acyl-CoA dehydrogenase family protein, with the protein MDLQLSAEQAAVRRLAADFVDREVTPHAADWDRREAVDPAIVGKLGEVGFLGLTIGEEDGGSGGDHLAYCLVLEELGRGDSAVRGIVSVSLGLVAKSIAAHGSPDQRGRWLPDLCSGTALGCFALTEPDSGSDAAALTTRAVRDGHDWLITGRKMFITNGTTADVALLFARTGGPGHRGITAFLVPTDSPGLARSEIHGKLGLRGQATAELALDGVRVPDTARLGEPGAGFRLALATLAKGRMSVAAGCVGIAQGCLDAAVGYAGQRTQFGKPIAGHQLVQQLLAGIAVDTAAARLLVWQVADLIDRGQPFATEASMAKLFASEAAVRAANDALQVFGGYGYIDEYPVGKYLRDARVATLYEGTSQIQQLLIGRALTGVNAF; encoded by the coding sequence ATGGACCTTCAGCTCTCGGCCGAACAGGCCGCGGTCCGTCGCCTCGCCGCCGACTTCGTCGACCGCGAGGTGACGCCGCACGCGGCCGACTGGGACCGGCGCGAGGCGGTCGACCCCGCCATCGTCGGCAAGCTCGGCGAGGTCGGCTTCCTCGGTCTCACCATCGGCGAGGAGGACGGCGGATCCGGTGGCGACCACCTCGCGTACTGCCTGGTGCTGGAGGAACTCGGCCGGGGCGACTCCGCCGTACGCGGTATCGTGTCGGTCTCGCTCGGCCTGGTCGCCAAGTCGATCGCCGCCCACGGCAGCCCGGACCAGCGCGGCCGATGGCTGCCCGACCTGTGCTCCGGCACCGCCCTGGGCTGCTTCGCGCTGACCGAACCGGACAGCGGCTCGGACGCCGCCGCGCTGACCACCCGCGCGGTCCGCGACGGCCACGACTGGCTGATCACCGGCCGGAAGATGTTCATCACCAACGGGACCACCGCCGACGTCGCGCTGCTCTTCGCCCGCACCGGCGGCCCCGGCCACCGCGGCATCACCGCCTTCCTGGTCCCGACCGACAGCCCCGGCCTCGCCCGGTCGGAGATCCACGGCAAGCTCGGCCTGCGCGGGCAGGCCACCGCCGAACTGGCCCTCGACGGCGTCCGGGTGCCCGACACCGCCCGCCTCGGCGAGCCGGGCGCCGGCTTCCGGCTGGCGCTGGCGACCCTGGCCAAGGGCCGGATGTCGGTCGCCGCCGGCTGCGTCGGCATCGCCCAGGGCTGCCTCGACGCCGCCGTCGGCTACGCCGGCCAGCGCACCCAGTTCGGGAAACCGATCGCCGGGCACCAGCTGGTGCAGCAACTGCTCGCCGGTATCGCCGTGGACACCGCCGCCGCGCGGCTGCTGGTCTGGCAGGTCGCCGACCTGATCGACCGGGGCCAGCCGTTCGCCACCGAGGCGTCGATGGCCAAGCTGTTCGCCAGCGAGGCCGCCGTCCGCGCGGCCAACGACGCCCTCCAGGTCTTCGGCGGGTACGGCTACATCGACGAGTACCCGGTCGGCAAGTACCTGCGCGACGCCCGCGTCGCCACCCTCTACGAGGGCACCAGCCAGATCCAGCAGCTACTCATCGGGCGGGCGCTCACCGGCGTCAACGCCTTCTGA
- a CDS encoding TetR/AcrR family transcriptional regulator has translation MPRPRQALLSRQRIVEAAATLIDTDGLEGFSTRRLAATLGVRGPSLYNHFGTKDAILDAVADSITSQVDISYFGEVDWREALRRWGHSYRAALAAHPNIVPHLAQGPGRRPAALAMADAVYGGLVKAGWPPARATHIGAIMRYFVTGSALGSFAGGFVEDPGLYADQYPHLSQAHRLAEHQQRVDEGAFTLGLDALIDGLSRTYERAVGPLPPLPQTGEAY, from the coding sequence ATGCCCCGGCCGCGACAGGCGCTGCTCAGCCGGCAGCGGATCGTCGAGGCCGCCGCCACGTTGATCGACACCGACGGGCTGGAGGGTTTCTCCACCCGGCGGCTCGCCGCCACACTCGGGGTACGCGGGCCGTCGCTGTACAACCACTTCGGCACCAAGGACGCGATCCTCGACGCGGTGGCCGACAGCATCACCAGCCAGGTCGACATCTCCTACTTCGGGGAGGTCGACTGGCGCGAGGCGCTCCGCCGGTGGGGGCACTCCTACCGGGCGGCCCTCGCGGCGCACCCGAACATCGTGCCGCATCTCGCGCAGGGCCCCGGGCGGCGCCCGGCCGCGCTGGCCATGGCCGACGCCGTCTACGGCGGGCTGGTCAAGGCGGGTTGGCCACCGGCGCGGGCGACCCACATCGGCGCCATCATGCGCTACTTCGTGACGGGCTCGGCGCTGGGGTCGTTCGCCGGTGGCTTCGTCGAGGACCCCGGCCTCTACGCCGACCAGTACCCGCACCTGAGCCAGGCCCACCGCCTCGCCGAGCACCAGCAGCGCGTCGACGAGGGCGCGTTCACGCTGGGCCTGGACGCGCTGATCGACGGGTTGTCGCGCACCTACGAACGCGCGGTCGGCCCGCTGCCGCCCCTGCCGCAGACGGGCGAGGCGTACTAG
- a CDS encoding aldehyde dehydrogenase family protein, translated as MEFARTDFYLDGRWVAAGGGSPLPVHNPTTEEVFATVPAGTAGDVDRAVVAARAAFEGWAATDPADRAAHLDRLHAALTARAYDIARTVVLELGTPLKVATRVQTGLPLTVLRSYVDLAARPPAPQTLGNSLVVREPVGVIGAITPWNYPLHQVMAKVAAALAAGCTVVLKPSELTPLTAYLLFDAVHEAGLPPGVVNLVTGTGPVVGEAIASHSDVDLVSFTGSTATGRRIAHLTADRIARVALELGGKSANVILDDADLATAVKVGVGNAFLNSGQTCTAWTRMLVHRARYDEALDLVAKATESYRVGDPLDPDTRLGPLVSASQRDRVREHIARGLADGGRLVAGGPDAPVPQQGWFVAPTVIADVDPDSALAQEEVFGPVLAVIPVDDDDHAVAVANNSRYGLAGAVFSGDEDRALRVARRLRTGAVDINGAQFNPVAPFGGYKQSGLGRELGLHGLEEFCEVKAIQR; from the coding sequence ATGGAGTTCGCAAGGACCGACTTCTACCTCGACGGACGATGGGTCGCCGCCGGCGGCGGTTCGCCGTTGCCGGTGCACAACCCGACGACCGAGGAGGTCTTCGCGACGGTGCCCGCCGGCACCGCCGGGGACGTCGACCGCGCGGTGGTGGCCGCCCGCGCGGCGTTCGAGGGCTGGGCCGCGACCGACCCGGCCGACCGGGCCGCCCACCTCGACCGGCTGCACGCCGCGCTGACCGCCCGCGCCTACGACATCGCCCGCACCGTCGTCCTGGAACTCGGCACTCCACTCAAGGTGGCCACCCGGGTCCAGACCGGCCTGCCGCTGACCGTGCTGCGCAGCTACGTCGACCTCGCCGCCCGGCCACCGGCGCCGCAGACCCTGGGCAACTCCCTGGTGGTACGCGAACCCGTCGGCGTCATCGGCGCGATCACCCCGTGGAACTACCCGCTGCACCAGGTGATGGCCAAGGTTGCCGCCGCCCTCGCCGCCGGCTGCACCGTCGTGCTGAAACCCAGCGAGCTGACCCCGCTGACCGCGTACCTGCTCTTCGACGCCGTGCACGAGGCCGGACTGCCGCCGGGCGTGGTCAACCTCGTCACCGGCACCGGTCCGGTGGTCGGCGAGGCGATCGCCAGCCACTCCGACGTGGACCTGGTCTCGTTCACCGGATCCACCGCCACCGGGCGGCGGATCGCGCACCTCACCGCCGACCGGATCGCCCGGGTGGCGCTCGAACTGGGCGGCAAGTCGGCCAACGTGATCCTCGACGACGCCGACCTGGCCACCGCGGTCAAGGTGGGCGTCGGCAACGCCTTCCTCAACTCCGGGCAGACCTGCACAGCGTGGACCCGCATGCTGGTGCACCGTGCCCGCTACGACGAGGCCCTCGACCTGGTCGCCAAGGCCACCGAGAGCTACCGGGTCGGCGACCCGCTCGACCCCGACACCCGCCTCGGACCGCTCGTCTCCGCGTCTCAGCGGGACCGGGTACGCGAGCACATCGCCCGAGGGCTGGCCGACGGCGGCCGGCTGGTCGCCGGTGGACCCGACGCCCCGGTACCGCAGCAGGGCTGGTTCGTCGCCCCGACGGTGATCGCCGACGTCGACCCGGACAGCGCGCTGGCCCAGGAGGAGGTCTTCGGGCCGGTCCTCGCGGTCATCCCGGTCGACGACGACGACCACGCGGTGGCGGTGGCGAACAACTCCCGGTACGGCCTGGCCGGCGCGGTCTTCTCCGGCGACGAGGACCGGGCGCTGCGGGTCGCCCGGCGACTGCGCACCGGCGCCGTCGACATCAACGGCGCACAGTTCAACCCGGTGGCACCGTTCGGCGGCTACAAACAGTCCGGCCTCGGGCGCGAGTTGGGCCTGCACGGGCTGGAGGAGTTCTGCGAAGTGAAGGCGATCCAGCGATGA
- a CDS encoding alcohol dehydrogenase catalytic domain-containing protein → MRGLVARAAGTPPRIESVEPPATGPGQVRVQIRAAGVCHSDLSMIDGTLAAPYPLLLGHEATGVVAEVGDGVDRVAAGDHVVLNWAPACRHCWYCNHGEPWLCEHGGAPAAARGHTIGGEPLYVTLGLGALAEQVVVPQEAVVGVPAELSFPDAALLGCAVLTGVGAIRRTAGVRPGDSVAVIGIGGVGLSAVAAARAAGATTVIAVDVSPAKADLAAAAGATDFLLADDTLHRAVRARSGGRGVDHALECVGRASTIRAAWRAARRGGQVIVVGMGGRDDIVGLSALDIFHSARTLRSSVYGSSDPDRDVPELARAVLDGTLDLGFLVTDRATLDDAPEALDRMARGEGARTVVLLD, encoded by the coding sequence ATGAGGGGCCTGGTCGCCCGCGCCGCCGGCACGCCACCCCGGATCGAGAGCGTCGAACCGCCCGCCACCGGCCCCGGGCAGGTGCGGGTGCAGATCCGGGCGGCCGGCGTCTGCCACTCCGACCTGTCCATGATCGACGGCACCCTGGCCGCGCCGTACCCACTGCTGCTCGGTCACGAGGCCACCGGCGTGGTGGCCGAGGTCGGCGACGGCGTCGACCGGGTCGCGGCCGGTGACCACGTCGTGCTCAACTGGGCGCCGGCCTGCCGCCACTGCTGGTACTGCAATCACGGCGAACCCTGGCTGTGCGAGCACGGCGGCGCACCGGCCGCCGCGCGCGGACACACCATCGGTGGCGAGCCGCTCTACGTCACGCTCGGCCTCGGCGCCCTCGCCGAGCAGGTGGTGGTGCCGCAGGAGGCCGTGGTGGGCGTACCCGCCGAACTCTCCTTCCCCGACGCGGCGCTGCTCGGCTGCGCCGTGCTCACCGGCGTCGGCGCGATCCGCCGCACCGCCGGGGTCCGTCCCGGCGACTCGGTCGCCGTCATCGGCATCGGCGGCGTCGGCCTGTCGGCGGTGGCCGCCGCCCGCGCGGCCGGCGCCACCACCGTCATCGCCGTCGACGTCTCACCCGCCAAGGCCGACCTGGCCGCCGCCGCCGGGGCCACCGACTTCCTGCTGGCCGACGACACCCTCCACCGCGCGGTGCGGGCCCGCAGCGGCGGACGCGGCGTCGACCACGCACTGGAGTGCGTCGGGCGTGCCAGCACCATCCGCGCCGCCTGGCGCGCCGCCCGCCGGGGCGGGCAGGTCATCGTGGTCGGCATGGGCGGCCGGGACGACATCGTCGGTCTCAGCGCCCTGGACATCTTCCACTCCGCACGCACGCTGCGCTCCTCCGTGTACGGCTCCTCCGACCCGGACCGGGACGTGCCCGAACTGGCCCGGGCGGTGCTGGACGGCACGCTCGACCTCGGCTTCCTGGTCACCGACCGGGCCACCCTGGACGACGCACCGGAGGCCCTGGACCGGATGGCCCGGGGCGAGGGCGCCCGCACAGTGGTCCTGCTCGACTGA
- a CDS encoding HD domain-containing protein, producing MSEDQHAATMRYIFEAGVLKRAARTGWWFAGVKHPESIAEHSHRTALIGMMLAAMEGADPARVTMLCVLHDTQETRTTDLPHIAKRYLTVAPNTAITADQVADCPPTVTDLITAAVTEYETGETLEAVVARDADKLECLVQAVEYRHQGIDNVQRWIDSSRAALKTASAHHLADAALTSQPLAWLAPPPAPAS from the coding sequence ATGAGCGAGGACCAGCACGCCGCCACGATGAGGTACATCTTCGAGGCCGGCGTCCTCAAACGCGCCGCCCGTACCGGCTGGTGGTTCGCCGGAGTCAAGCACCCCGAATCCATCGCCGAACACTCACACCGCACCGCCCTGATCGGCATGATGCTCGCCGCCATGGAAGGAGCCGACCCCGCCCGGGTCACCATGCTCTGCGTGCTGCACGACACCCAGGAAACCCGCACCACCGACCTGCCCCACATCGCCAAGCGCTACCTCACCGTCGCCCCCAACACCGCCATCACCGCAGACCAGGTCGCCGACTGCCCACCCACCGTCACCGACCTCATCACCGCCGCCGTCACCGAGTACGAAACCGGCGAAACCCTCGAAGCCGTCGTCGCCCGCGACGCCGACAAACTCGAATGCCTCGTCCAAGCCGTCGAATACCGCCACCAGGGAATCGACAACGTCCAGCGCTGGATCGACAGCAGCCGCGCCGCACTCAAGACCGCCTCCGCACACCACCTCGCCGACGCGGCACTCACCAGCCAACCCCTCGCCTGGCTCGCACCCCCGCCGGCCCCGGCGAGCTGA
- a CDS encoding helix-turn-helix domain-containing protein has protein sequence MDSLELLPVGRRVAYWRGRRKLSQQLLADRLGKSKSWVDKVERGVRSLDKLSTLQEIATVLRIDTAVLLGRDAEQIETRGRVEGVDRIRASLSRYDIPLGRPAGRRPVLSVDRMLREVGHAWTTFQYARYQQVIDLAPDLLSNAQGTHAHAPVMGRVPLVEAYRIIAALLVKLGDAELAWLATDRAMLAATGDRELVAAAAVQLGQVLRASGRARAAKSAMLAAAYRIAPTVIEYGTPTALSLCGTLLIQAALAAAQHGNEPAATELIDEAASMAERIGDGHDYHRTGFGPTAVDLARTAVAAESGDTRAAIAWHNKATKRPGWRWLPPEHRAAHLLDAARAYLHADDPTNAARVLIEAEHTAPAEIRHRPAAREALAELARDPRAPTTVTQLAVTLGVG, from the coding sequence GTGGACAGCCTTGAGCTGTTGCCGGTCGGGCGGCGGGTGGCGTACTGGCGGGGTCGGCGGAAGTTGTCGCAGCAGCTGCTCGCTGATCGGCTGGGCAAGTCGAAGAGCTGGGTCGACAAGGTCGAACGTGGCGTCCGGTCGCTGGACAAGCTGTCCACGCTCCAGGAGATCGCGACCGTGTTGCGCATCGACACCGCCGTCCTGCTCGGCCGGGACGCCGAGCAGATTGAGACGAGGGGTCGTGTCGAGGGCGTCGACCGGATCAGGGCGTCGCTGTCGCGGTACGACATTCCGCTGGGCAGGCCGGCGGGTCGGCGGCCGGTGTTGTCCGTGGACCGGATGCTGCGGGAGGTGGGGCATGCGTGGACGACGTTTCAGTACGCCCGCTACCAGCAGGTGATCGACCTGGCACCGGACCTGCTCAGCAATGCGCAGGGCACCCATGCCCACGCCCCGGTGATGGGTCGGGTGCCGTTGGTGGAGGCGTACCGGATCATCGCCGCCCTGCTGGTCAAGCTCGGCGACGCCGAGCTGGCGTGGCTGGCCACCGACCGGGCGATGCTCGCCGCCACCGGTGACCGGGAGCTGGTGGCTGCCGCAGCAGTGCAGCTGGGTCAGGTGTTGCGCGCGTCGGGGCGGGCACGGGCGGCGAAATCGGCGATGCTCGCCGCCGCGTACCGGATCGCCCCGACCGTGATCGAGTACGGCACACCGACGGCGCTGTCCCTGTGCGGAACTCTGCTTATCCAAGCCGCCCTGGCAGCAGCACAGCACGGAAACGAGCCCGCCGCCACCGAGCTGATCGACGAGGCCGCCAGCATGGCCGAGCGCATAGGTGACGGGCACGACTATCACCGCACCGGGTTCGGACCCACCGCCGTCGACCTGGCCCGCACCGCCGTAGCCGCCGAATCCGGCGACACCCGTGCTGCGATCGCCTGGCACAACAAGGCCACCAAGCGGCCCGGATGGCGGTGGCTACCCCCCGAACACCGCGCCGCTCACCTGCTCGACGCCGCGCGTGCGTACCTACACGCCGACGATCCGACCAACGCCGCCCGGGTGCTGATCGAGGCCGAGCACACCGCACCTGCCGAGATCCGACACCGGCCCGCCGCCCGCGAGGCACTCGCCGAGCTCGCCCGTGACCCGCGCGCCCCGACCACGGTCACGCAGCTCGCCGTCACCCTCGGGGTGGGCTGA
- a CDS encoding helix-turn-helix domain-containing protein, producing MNAPNTALRAVRTGMRMSQDDFARALQAAGHRVGEPNDANKRLVQRWESGTITAPRPVYARALEVVTGLPISLLGFAAVPGEQIADDQHGGHDLTSPMSNLATPTQASRQSTVHRSYEDVWLSRYQYYSSGRGDSFAGQHFVVVLQHGDRLTARSLPGSATSSLSLDLTVDGAVVTGTWVEQTDSAGYYRGARYHGAIQLLAEPTGRRMAGKWVGFGKDMEVNTGPWELIFRDASTSKATLDRYNTSAE from the coding sequence ATGAACGCCCCCAACACCGCCCTGCGCGCCGTCCGCACCGGAATGCGCATGAGCCAGGACGACTTCGCCCGCGCGCTCCAGGCCGCCGGCCACCGCGTGGGCGAGCCCAACGACGCCAACAAGAGACTCGTCCAGCGATGGGAATCCGGCACGATCACCGCACCGCGACCCGTCTACGCCCGCGCCCTGGAGGTCGTCACCGGCCTACCCATCTCGCTGCTCGGCTTCGCCGCAGTGCCCGGCGAGCAGATCGCCGATGACCAGCACGGTGGCCACGACCTGACATCCCCCATGTCCAACCTGGCCACCCCGACGCAGGCGTCCAGGCAATCCACGGTCCACAGGTCATATGAGGACGTGTGGCTCAGCCGCTACCAGTACTACTCCAGCGGCCGGGGAGACTCCTTCGCCGGGCAGCACTTCGTGGTCGTGCTTCAGCACGGCGACCGGCTGACCGCGCGCAGCCTGCCTGGCTCGGCGACATCGTCGCTGTCGCTCGATCTGACCGTGGACGGCGCTGTCGTCACCGGCACGTGGGTCGAGCAGACCGACTCGGCCGGCTACTACCGGGGCGCCCGCTATCACGGCGCAATCCAACTCCTGGCCGAGCCCACGGGTCGACGGATGGCCGGGAAATGGGTCGGGTTCGGCAAGGACATGGAGGTCAACACCGGGCCGTGGGAACTCATCTTCCGCGACGCCTCGACATCCAAGGCGACGCTCGATCGGTACAACACGTCGGCGGAATAG
- a CDS encoding MFS transporter: MTGVDEPLRTDPVADSRPEPGGLGGRFWRLWSASAVSNLADGIVKIALPLVAIGYTTSPVLVAGVAAAFSLPWLLFALPAGALVDRLDRRRVMLAANTLRATLFGALAVAVALDAGSIWLLYVVAFGVGVAETLYDTSAQSILPQLVPRESLPRANGQLSAVELAANQFIGPPLAGFLVAAGAAVALAGPAGLWAVAVAVLLLLVGGRFRVPRDAPSTLRADITEGLGFLWRHRLLRTLATMVGVGNFTTNAMFAVLVLYAVGPDSAIGLTEPGYGIFLTTVAAGIVLGSLAAGWIEGRLGRARALGVSVLAMAAVVGAPALSTNPFVLGAVFFGGGILLAAWNVITISLRQRITPDRLLGRVNSSYRLLAWGSMPVGALAGGLLAELFGLRAVFAIMGLVVLTLLFGMRQVTDANIDAAERDAVAG, translated from the coding sequence ATGACGGGGGTCGACGAACCATTGCGTACGGATCCGGTGGCGGACTCCCGCCCCGAGCCGGGCGGGCTGGGCGGCAGATTCTGGCGGCTCTGGTCGGCGTCGGCGGTGTCGAACCTCGCCGACGGAATTGTCAAGATCGCGCTGCCGCTGGTCGCCATCGGCTACACCACCTCGCCGGTGCTGGTGGCCGGGGTGGCGGCGGCGTTCAGCCTGCCGTGGCTGCTGTTCGCATTGCCGGCCGGCGCGCTCGTCGACCGGCTGGACCGGCGGCGGGTGATGCTCGCCGCCAACACCCTCCGGGCGACGCTGTTCGGCGCCCTGGCGGTGGCGGTGGCGCTCGACGCCGGGTCGATCTGGCTGCTCTACGTGGTGGCGTTCGGGGTCGGCGTCGCCGAGACCCTCTACGACACGTCCGCCCAGTCGATCCTGCCGCAGCTGGTGCCACGCGAGTCGCTGCCCCGTGCCAACGGGCAGTTGAGCGCCGTCGAGTTGGCCGCGAACCAGTTCATCGGCCCGCCGCTGGCAGGCTTCCTGGTGGCCGCCGGCGCGGCCGTCGCCCTGGCCGGCCCGGCCGGGCTCTGGGCGGTCGCGGTCGCGGTGCTGCTGCTGCTGGTCGGCGGCCGGTTCCGGGTCCCGCGGGACGCGCCGAGCACGCTGCGTGCCGACATCACCGAAGGTCTGGGCTTCCTGTGGCGGCACCGGCTGCTGCGAACCCTCGCGACAATGGTCGGCGTCGGCAACTTCACCACCAACGCCATGTTCGCGGTGCTGGTGCTCTACGCGGTCGGGCCGGATTCCGCGATCGGGCTCACCGAGCCCGGTTACGGGATCTTCCTGACCACCGTGGCCGCCGGCATCGTGCTCGGCTCGCTGGCCGCAGGATGGATCGAGGGCCGCCTCGGCCGGGCCCGCGCGCTCGGCGTGTCCGTGCTCGCCATGGCGGCGGTCGTCGGCGCGCCCGCGCTGAGCACCAACCCGTTCGTGCTCGGCGCGGTCTTCTTCGGCGGCGGGATCCTGCTCGCCGCCTGGAACGTGATCACGATATCCCTGCGCCAGCGGATCACCCCGGACCGCCTGCTCGGCCGGGTCAACAGCAGCTACCGCCTGCTCGCCTGGGGCAGCATGCCGGTGGGCGCGCTTGCCGGCGGTCTGCTGGCCGAGTTGTTCGGCCTCCGCGCGGTCTTCGCCATCATGGGTCTGGTGGTGTTGACCCTGCTGTTCGGCATGCGCCAGGTCACCGACGCCAACATCGACGCCGCCGAACGCGACGCGGTGGCGGGGTGA